A stretch of the Solanum dulcamara chromosome 6, daSolDulc1.2, whole genome shotgun sequence genome encodes the following:
- the LOC129892231 gene encoding disease resistance RPP13-like protein 4: MGDAITNAVAAVIVNDLAKQVNMHAQYAIQFESQFEVMKRELNLMRSYLTEANRLKGNNKSVKTTLSELQELIYEADNVVTDCQIREDYLRMKENSSCLLPSPREISFRYLTGKKLTGLNKEIVKMHQKLRTFVGPITEQSRSNERISRQMRWTSHIFEQSEIVGLSEDTRKIKEWILSHSESLHRVGIVGMGGLGKTTIAQKVYHDRQVNVRFQKKVWVSVSQTYDELAIMKGILRQLNVEDSGTDKGDLLNRILEALSHKSYLIVMDDVWSIDDGWWDRISRGLPKFVEHNSCIIITSRNEDVVKRMGVAESRIHRPRLLDDEESWSLFCKFAFLSTKGKCNTQLEEVGREIVHKCHGLPLAIKTTGGMLSSKPHSLGEWTRICENFREKLVSDSESNISVMASLQLSYDELPAHLKQCILCFSIYPDDHEIEAEQLVSWWVGEGLVRGNGTETATDVAFNYLSELVSRCLVEAVQRRNFDGRVYSCKMHDMVRDMTILVAEDEKFCSFNRGRHIATVNSRHLGVTRETTFQSLAGNSKLRALLLTTTNYIGFNRKIALAEIKALRVLDLSCVKLENICVPDLWQWITSLKRLAYLNLRDVANLDEIPDSVRKLWGLQILVLRECKKLKKLPISITTLPRLSILDVGSCPSFSFLPKGLSRLSNLEELYGFKIPSPATPEACRLSEVMALTQLRVLHLDITDESMIDDKESAALKQLQLLRVLSINAGDCENKDIIRKLDNLSPPTRVEELYVRHFLGETTPAWINPISLPQLQYLCIEDSRVLNRMSENFWGDNEDNWNVEGLCLKFLPRLEETWKTFQSAMTSLKYLEVSHCNSLKNFPCNVEGLGYWTKPEEEEENKEDQDVISCHEGGNEGEYDDMH, translated from the coding sequence ATGGGAGACGCAATCACGAATGCTGTAGCTGCGGTCATCGTAAATGACTTGGCAAAACAAGTGAATATGCATGCTCAGTATGCAATTCAATTTGAAAGTCAGTTTGAGGTGATGAAGAGAGAGCTGAATCTCATGCGTTCGTATCTCACTGAAGCAAACAGGCTGAAAGGAAACAATAAGTCTGTCAAGACAACCTTATCTGAACTTCAAGAACTAATTTATGAAGCAGATAACGTGGTCACAGATTGCCAAATCCGCGAAGACTATCTAAGGATGAAAGAGAATTCTTCTTGCTTGCTTCCGTCTCCGAGGGAGATTTCTTTCAGATATCTCACTGGAAAGAAACTGACAGGACTCAACAAGGAGATAGTGAAAATGCATCAGAAGCTGAGGACCTTTGTTGGTCCAATAACTGAACAATCAAGAAGCAATGAAAGAATTAGCAGACAGATGAGATGGACCTCACACATTTTTGAACAATCTGAAATTGTGGGATTATCAGAAGatacaagaaaaatcaaagaatgGATCCTTTCTCACAGTGAGTCACTTCATCGCGTTGGCATTGTTGGTATGGGCGGTTTGGGTAAAACCACAATCGCACAAAAGGTCTACCATGACAGACAAGTGAATGTGAGATTTCAAAAGAAAGTTTGGGTTTCTGTATCTCAAACTTATGATGAGCTTGCCATCATGAAGGGTATTTTGAGACAGCTGAATGTAGAGGATAGTGGAACTGACAAAGGAGACTTGCTTAACAGAATTCTTGAAGCACTTTCACATAAGTCATACTTGATTGTCATGGATGATGTATGGAGCATTGATGATGGATGGTGGGATAGAATCTCAAGGGGATTACCCAAGTTTGTAGAGCACAATAGTTGTATTATAATCACATCAAGAAATGAGGATGTTGTTAAGAGGATGGGAGTCGCAGAATCAAGAATTCATCGACCAAGATTGCTCGATGATGAAGAGAGTTGGTCATTGTTCTGTAAATTTGCATTTTTGTCAACTAAAGGGAAGTGCAATACTCAATTGGAAGAAGTAGGAAGAGAGATCGTGCACAAATGTCATGGTCTTCCTCTAGCCATCAAGACCACAGGTGGGATGTTATCATCAAAACCACATTCACTAGGGGAGTGGACACGGATATGTGAAAACTTTCGAGAGAAATTGGTATCAGATAGTGAAAGCAATATCTCTGTAATGGCTTCTTTGCAACTAAGCTATGATGAGCTTCCTGCTCATCTAAAGCAGTGTATATTATGCTTCTCAATCTATCCAGATGACCATGAAATTGAGGCGGAACAATTGGTTAGTTGGTGGGTAGGGGAAGGATTAGTCCGTGGCAATGGCACAGAAACTGCAACAGATGTAGCTTTTAATTATTTGTCTGAACTCGTAAGTAGGTGCTTGGTTGAAGCTGTCCAAAGAAGAAACTTCGATGGCAGAGTTTATAGTTGCAAGATGCATGATATGGTTAGGGACATGACAATTCTCGTTGCAGAAGACGAGAAATTTTGTAGCTTCAATAGAGGCAGGCACATAGCCACAGTTAACTCTAGGCATTTGGGGGTCACAAGGGAAACAACTTTCCAGTCCTTAGCTGGGAACTCAAAGCTAAGAGCACTTCTTCTCACAACAACAAATTACATCGGCTTCAACAGGAAAATTGCTCTGGCTGAAATAAAGGCTCTCAGGGTCTTGGACTTGTCATGTGTCAAGCTAGAGAATATATGTGTACCCGATCTATGGCAATGGATCACATCACTCAAGCGACTAGCTTATTTAAATCTGAGAGATGTTGCAAATTTGGACGAGATTCCAGACTCCGTAAGGAAGTTATGGGGCCTCCAAATACTGGTCCTTAGAGAATGCAAGAAACTGAAAAAGCTACCAATATCAATCACAACACTTCCAAGATTGTCAATTCTTGATGTTGGAAGCTGTCCATCTTTTTCATTCTTACCAAAAGGTCTCTCTAGGCTTTCCAATCTTGAAGAGCTGTATGGATTCAAGATACCGAGTCCCGCAACACCAGAAGCTTGTCGCCTGAGTGAGGTCATGGCTCTGACTCAACTTCGAGTACTGCACTTAGACATAACAGATGAAAGCATGATAGATGACAAGGAATCGGCTGCATTGAAACAACTTCAACTACTAAGGGTGTTATCGATCAATGCTGGGGACTGTGAAAACAAGGACATCATAAGGAAGCTGGATAACTTGTCACCACCAACGCGCGTTGAAGAATTATATGTAAGGCATTTCCTTGGAGAAACCACACCAGCATGGATAAACCCCATTTCACTTCCCCAACTGCAGTACCTTTGCATCGAAGATTCAAGAGTGCTTAACCGTATGAGTGAAAATTTCTGGGGAGATAATGAGGATAACTGGAATGTTGAAGGACTGTGCTTGAAATTCTTGCCAAGGCTGGAGGAAACATGGAAAACATTCCAAAGTGCAATGACATCCCTCAAATACTTAGAAGTCAGCCACTGCAATTCGCTGAAAAATTTTCCATGTAACGTCGAGGGTTTAGGATATTGGACAAAGccagaggaagaggaggaaaaCAAGGAAGATCAAGACGTGATTTCGTGCCACGAAGGAGGCAATGAAGGAGAATATGATGACATGCACTGA
- the LOC129892329 gene encoding fasciclin-like arabinogalactan protein 21, with amino-acid sequence MASSGCHALFFVLLSIILAYTAITSSMHSKSTNNYSNSSQQFNRHALAMNASKALRNQGFNILATLLQISPEIFLSTPQSTIFAIQDSAMSKLSVPSWAMKQLLQYHTSPSKIPFQELLNKSQGCCLKTLLSEKKIAITRFDEKQSTIEINNVSVSHPDVFLEGNLSIHGVTRAFSVLDFHGMDEHIDVIRSPICEETLNGSSTDTKNLVNWPRILKLLSSNGYASFAIELHSVLDGVLQDSANLSFVTIFAPPNLGFLSSPSPLLERIVRLHLMPQRYTFMELAFLPDISSLKTLAPGLNVTISKSNFSRILIIDDVEITAPDIFVSKTFVIHGISRPFELEELSISFR; translated from the coding sequence ATGGCTAGTTCTGGTTGCCATGCTCTGTTCTTCGTACTCCTCTCCATAATTCTTGCTTACACAGCAATCACCTCCAGCATGCATTCAAAATCAACCAACAATTACTCAAATTCATCTCAACAATTCAACAGACACGCCCTCGCAATGAACGCTTCTAAAGCACTTCGAAATCAAGGATTCAATATCTTAGCTACTCTCCTTCAAATCTCTCCTGAAATTTTCCTCTCAACCCCTCAATCCACCATTTTCGCCATTCAAGATTCTGCCATGTCCAAGCTCTCTGTCCCTTCTTGGGCAATGAAGCAGCTCCTTCAGTACCACACTTCTCCTTCTAAAATCCCATTTCAAGAATTGTTGAATAAGTCACAAGGTTGTTGCTTGAAGACCCTTTTGTCTGAGAAAAAAATTGCCATCACCAGATTTGATGAAAAACAGAGCACCATCGAGATCAACAATGTCTCTGTTTCTCATCCTGATGTGTTTCTTGAAGGAAATCTCTCAATTCATGGAGTTACTAGGGCCTTCTCTGTGTTAGATTTTCATGGAATGGACGAACACATAGACGTTATTCGATCACCAATTTGTGAAGAAACATTAAACGGAAGTTCTACTGATACCAAGAACTTGGTCAATTGGCCAAGAATCCTCAAATTGCTGAGCTCCAATGGATATGCTTCGTTTGCAATTGAATTGCATTCTGTTCTTGATGGGGTTCTTCAAGATTCTGCAAATTTGAGCTTTGTAACAATCTTTGCTCCTCCAAATTTGGGATTCTTATCATCTCCTTCACCTTTGCTTGAAAGAATCGTAAGGCTTCATTTAATGCCACAGAGGTACACTTTCATGGAATTGGCTTTCTTGCCTGACATATCATCCCTCAAGACACTGGCTCCAGGTCTAAATGTTACCATTTCTAAGAGCAATTTTTCGCGCATTTTGATCATTGATGATGTGGAGATCACAGCACCGGATATTTTTGTATCCAAGACGTTCGTCATCCATGGAATATCTCGGCCTTTTGAGTTGGAGGAGCTATCCATTTCATTCAGATAA